In one window of Paracoccus saliphilus DNA:
- a CDS encoding SufE family protein, producing MASPAFEDIADTFDFLDDWEERYRHVIELGKAMPPMEPALQVPATKVEGCASQVWIMPRIEDGRFDFMGDSDAMIVRGLIAILHALYSGLTVAEVGQVDAQAELARLGLDEHLSSQRSNGLRAMVVRIRQLAAAAA from the coding sequence ATGGCCAGTCCCGCATTCGAAGACATCGCTGACACTTTCGACTTCCTGGATGACTGGGAGGAGCGCTACCGGCATGTGATCGAGCTGGGTAAGGCCATGCCCCCGATGGAACCGGCGCTGCAGGTGCCCGCGACGAAGGTCGAGGGTTGCGCCAGCCAGGTCTGGATCATGCCGCGGATCGAGGATGGGCGCTTCGATTTCATGGGCGATAGCGATGCGATGATCGTGCGCGGGCTGATCGCGATCCTGCATGCGCTCTATTCCGGCCTGACCGTGGCAGAGGTGGGGCAGGTGGATGCGCAGGCCGAACTGGCGCGGCTTGGACTGGACGAGCATCTGTCATCGCAGCGCTCGAACGGTTTGCGCGCCATGGTGGTGCGGATCAGGCAGCTCGCTGCCGCCGCAGCGTGA
- the thiD gene encoding bifunctional hydroxymethylpyrimidine kinase/phosphomethylpyrimidine kinase, with the protein MIPNILSIAGSDPSGGAGIQADLKAISANGGYGMAAITALTVQNTQGVSAVQMVPPDFVAAQIGAVFDDIRVDAVKIGMLGDAAVIAAVARALEGRGCPIVLDPVMVAKGGDRLLAVDAVAALRELLIPRATIITPNLPEAADLLGCAEARDRAGMEAQASALMDLGPQAVLLKGGHLGGADSPDLLVSANRIQWLESARHATRNSHGTGCTLSSALATQLALSEEVGQAVEAAKSYVYRALIAADRLRVGQGHGPLDHFWALR; encoded by the coding sequence ATGATTCCGAATATTCTGTCGATCGCGGGCTCCGATCCTTCGGGCGGGGCGGGAATCCAGGCCGATCTCAAGGCGATTTCGGCCAATGGCGGCTATGGCATGGCCGCGATCACTGCCCTGACCGTGCAGAACACGCAGGGCGTCAGCGCGGTTCAGATGGTGCCGCCGGATTTCGTGGCGGCGCAGATCGGGGCGGTTTTCGACGATATCCGCGTCGATGCCGTCAAGATCGGCATGCTGGGGGATGCGGCGGTGATCGCTGCCGTGGCGCGGGCGCTGGAGGGGCGGGGTTGTCCCATCGTGCTGGACCCGGTGATGGTTGCCAAGGGTGGCGACCGGCTGCTGGCGGTCGATGCAGTTGCGGCACTGCGCGAGTTGCTGATCCCGCGCGCCACGATCATCACCCCGAACCTGCCCGAGGCCGCCGATCTGCTTGGATGCGCCGAAGCGCGGGATCGCGCGGGGATGGAGGCGCAGGCAAGTGCTTTGATGGACCTGGGGCCGCAGGCGGTCCTGCTGAAGGGTGGGCATCTGGGAGGGGCCGACTCGCCGGATCTGTTGGTTAGCGCGAATCGGATACAGTGGTTGGAGAGCGCGCGCCACGCGACTCGCAACAGCCATGGAACAGGATGCACGCTGTCTTCGGCACTGGCCACGCAGCTGGCCTTGTCGGAGGAGGTTGGACAAGCCGTGGAAGCCGCAAAATCATATGTTTACAGGGCATTGATTGCCGCTGACCGGCTTCGGGTCGGGCAGGGACACGGCCCCCTGGATCATTTCTGGGCGCTTCGATAA
- the hisI gene encoding phosphoribosyl-AMP cyclohydrolase, whose protein sequence is MFDPASLKYDANGLIPVIAQDDSSSEVLMMAWMNAEAIARTLQTGRVTYWSRSRKSFWIKGESSGHVQELVELRVDCDRDCLLALVRQTGPACHTNRRSCFYTAIREGEEVEIMRPMA, encoded by the coding sequence ATGTTCGACCCGGCCAGCCTGAAGTACGATGCGAACGGCCTGATCCCGGTCATTGCGCAGGACGATTCCAGTAGCGAGGTGCTGATGATGGCCTGGATGAATGCCGAGGCCATCGCCCGAACATTGCAGACAGGGCGCGTCACCTATTGGTCGCGTTCCCGCAAGTCCTTCTGGATCAAGGGGGAAAGCTCGGGCCATGTGCAGGAGCTGGTCGAGCTGCGCGTCGATTGCGACCGCGACTGCCTGCTGGCGCTGGTCCGGCAGACCGGCCCGGCCTGCCACACCAACAGGCGCAGCTGCTTCTATACGGCGATCCGCGAAGGGGAAGAGGTCGAAATCATGCGGCCGATGGCCTAG
- the ctrA gene encoding response regulator transcription factor CtrA: MRILLVEDDPSTARAIELMLVSASYNVFVTDMGEEGIDLAKLYDYDLILLDLDLPDMNGMEVVRNIRLARIDTPILILTGSDDMEDRLRGFGFGADDYMTKPFNREELQARIRAIVRRSQGHSQAIIQIGEITVNLDARAVEVRGRPVNLTGKEYQIVELLAMRKGTTLTKEMFLNHLYGGMDEPELKIIDVFICKLRKKLFEALGYDSPIETVWGRGYVMRDPAPVEERKVAVGG; this comes from the coding sequence ATGAGAATTTTGCTAGTAGAAGATGACCCCAGCACCGCCCGCGCCATCGAACTGATGCTGGTTTCCGCCAGTTACAATGTTTTCGTCACCGATATGGGTGAGGAAGGCATCGATCTGGCAAAGCTTTACGATTACGATCTGATCCTCCTGGATCTGGACCTGCCCGACATGAATGGCATGGAGGTCGTGCGGAATATCCGCCTCGCCCGGATCGATACGCCGATCCTCATCCTGACCGGCTCGGATGACATGGAAGACAGGCTGCGCGGTTTCGGCTTCGGGGCTGACGATTACATGACCAAGCCCTTTAACCGCGAGGAGTTGCAGGCCCGTATCCGCGCCATCGTGCGCCGTTCGCAGGGGCATAGTCAGGCGATCATCCAGATCGGCGAGATCACGGTGAACCTTGATGCCCGCGCGGTCGAGGTGCGGGGCAGGCCGGTTAATCTGACCGGCAAGGAATACCAGATCGTCGAGCTTCTGGCGATGCGCAAGGGCACCACGCTGACCAAGGAGATGTTCCTCAACCATCTCTATGGGGGCATGGACGAACCCGAGTTGAAAATCATCGATGTCTTCATCTGCAAGCTACGCAAGAAGCTGTTCGAGGCGCTTGGCTATGACAGCCCGATCGAAACGGTCTGGGGGCGCGGCTATGTGATGCGTGACCCGGCTCCCGTGGAAGAGAGGAAGGTAGCCGTCGGAGGCTGA
- a CDS encoding DUF1153 domain-containing protein — translation MTKKDRPLTATLPDGTILTVADLPPPSTRWVASRKETVVNAVAYELISREEALERYGLSEEEFDSWCRAMIEHGPAALKVTLLQRYRK, via the coding sequence GTGACGAAGAAAGACCGCCCTCTGACCGCGACCTTGCCGGATGGGACGATCCTGACGGTTGCGGATTTGCCGCCACCTTCGACCCGTTGGGTTGCATCTCGCAAGGAAACTGTCGTGAATGCAGTCGCTTACGAGTTGATCTCACGCGAAGAGGCACTGGAGCGATACGGCCTCTCCGAGGAGGAGTTCGATAGCTGGTGCCGTGCGATGATCGAGCACGGACCTGCTGCATTGAAGGTGACGTTACTGCAGCGTTACAGAAAATAG
- the ligA gene encoding NAD-dependent DNA ligase LigA, whose protein sequence is MAERQLDDEAPGGGAVQVSELTAQQAADEIANLSARLTQANEDYHGRDKPQISDADYDALKLRLSALEEAFPDLRAADSPTGKVGAAPAEGFGKVTHSQRMMSLGNAFNEEDVQDFVTRIRSFLNLPEDAPLAFTAEPKIDGLSLSLRYEDGELVQAATRGDGTVGENVTANARTIADIPQKLKADAPGIVEIRGEVYMSHDDFARLNAGDTGRVFANPRNAAAGSLRQLDPKITASRPLKFFAYSWGELTAPLAETQMGAVERLAELGFTTNPLTRLCHDAAGMIAVWAEIEQQRATLGYDIDGVVYKVNDLGYQARLGFRSTTPRWAIAHKFPAETAWTRLDRIEIQVGRTGALSPVARLEPVTVGGVVVSNATLHNEDYIAGRDNAGNLIREGRDIREGDWVKVYRAGDVIPKIADVDLSRRISDMPYQFPTHCPECGSEAIREPGDSVRRCSGGLICPAQAIEKLKHFVSRSAFDIEGLGAKQIEMFFADDALPIREPADIFTLAERDAANLPKLRNRDGFGARSTEKLFAAIEEKRRIPLARFLFALGIRHLGEVAGTTLARHFGTWEALIATIDGAAAEPAFTAEDDKARRAVLEDSPNWAELTGIDGIGAVLVQSLVTTFTQPRERESIDRLTSMLTILPAETPASAQTEISGKTLVFTGTLERMTRAEAKARAEAMGAKVAGSVSAKTDLLIAGPGAGSKAKKAADLGVGIIDEDEWMRIAGQ, encoded by the coding sequence ATGGCGGAACGACAGTTGGATGATGAGGCTCCGGGCGGCGGCGCGGTGCAGGTAAGCGAGTTGACGGCGCAGCAGGCCGCTGACGAGATCGCCAATCTTTCGGCACGCCTCACGCAGGCGAACGAGGATTACCACGGCAGGGACAAGCCGCAGATCTCCGATGCGGATTACGACGCGCTGAAACTCCGCCTCTCGGCGCTGGAGGAAGCCTTTCCCGATCTGCGCGCTGCCGACAGCCCGACTGGCAAGGTAGGCGCCGCCCCGGCCGAGGGTTTCGGCAAGGTCACCCATTCGCAACGGATGATGTCTCTGGGAAATGCCTTCAATGAAGAGGATGTGCAGGATTTCGTGACCCGAATCCGCAGCTTCCTGAACCTGCCTGAGGATGCGCCACTGGCGTTCACCGCCGAGCCCAAGATCGACGGGCTGTCGCTGTCGCTACGCTACGAGGATGGCGAATTGGTGCAGGCGGCCACGCGCGGCGACGGCACGGTCGGCGAGAATGTCACCGCCAATGCCCGCACCATCGCCGATATTCCCCAGAAGCTGAAGGCCGACGCTCCCGGCATCGTCGAGATCCGGGGCGAAGTTTACATGTCGCATGACGATTTCGCCCGCCTCAATGCCGGGGATACGGGGCGCGTCTTTGCCAATCCACGCAATGCCGCCGCAGGCTCGCTGCGCCAACTTGATCCCAAGATCACCGCCAGCCGCCCGCTGAAATTTTTTGCCTATAGCTGGGGCGAACTGACCGCGCCGCTGGCCGAAACCCAGATGGGCGCGGTCGAACGGCTGGCCGAGTTGGGTTTCACGACCAATCCGCTCACCCGGCTCTGCCACGACGCTGCCGGGATGATCGCGGTCTGGGCCGAGATCGAACAGCAGCGCGCCACGCTTGGCTATGACATCGACGGGGTGGTCTACAAGGTCAATGACCTGGGCTACCAGGCCCGGCTCGGCTTCCGCTCGACCACGCCGCGTTGGGCGATCGCGCATAAATTCCCCGCCGAGACCGCCTGGACCCGCCTTGACCGGATCGAGATCCAGGTTGGCCGCACCGGCGCCCTGTCCCCGGTCGCGCGGCTGGAGCCGGTGACGGTGGGCGGGGTCGTCGTCTCGAACGCGACGCTGCATAACGAGGATTACATTGCCGGTCGCGACAATGCCGGCAACCTGATCCGTGAGGGCCGCGATATCCGCGAGGGCGATTGGGTCAAGGTCTACCGCGCGGGCGACGTGATTCCCAAGATCGCCGATGTGGACCTTTCGCGGCGCATCAGCGACATGCCCTACCAGTTCCCGACACATTGCCCCGAATGCGGCTCGGAGGCGATCCGCGAACCGGGCGATTCCGTGCGCCGCTGTTCGGGCGGCCTGATATGCCCGGCGCAGGCCATCGAGAAACTGAAGCATTTCGTCAGTCGCTCGGCCTTCGATATCGAGGGGCTGGGGGCAAAGCAGATCGAGATGTTCTTTGCCGATGACGCCCTGCCGATCCGCGAGCCCGCCGATATCTTCACCCTGGCCGAGCGCGACGCGGCGAACCTGCCCAAGCTGAGGAACCGCGACGGTTTCGGCGCGCGATCCACCGAGAAACTCTTCGCCGCGATCGAGGAAAAGCGACGTATCCCCTTGGCGCGTTTCCTTTTTGCCCTGGGCATCCGGCATCTGGGCGAAGTGGCGGGGACGACCCTGGCCCGGCATTTCGGCACATGGGAGGCGCTGATCGCCACCATCGACGGCGCAGCGGCAGAACCCGCCTTCACCGCCGAGGACGACAAGGCCCGCCGCGCCGTGCTGGAAGACAGCCCCAACTGGGCCGAGTTGACCGGCATCGACGGGATCGGCGCGGTGCTGGTGCAATCGCTGGTCACCACCTTCACGCAACCGCGCGAGCGTGAAAGCATCGACCGCTTGACCTCGATGCTGACCATCCTGCCTGCCGAAACCCCGGCATCCGCGCAAACCGAGATCAGTGGCAAGACGCTGGTCTTCACAGGCACGTTGGAGCGCATGACCCGCGCCGAGGCCAAGGCGCGGGCCGAGGCGATGGGGGCCAAGGTCGCGGGCTCGGTCAGTGCCAAGACCGATCTGCTGATCGCCGGGCCCGGCGCGGGATCAAAGGCCAAGAAGGCCGCCGACCTGGGCGTGGGTATCATCGACGAGGATGAATGGATGCGGATCGCCGGGCAATGA
- a CDS encoding iron-sulfur cluster assembly scaffold protein: MSDSDLMQLYSRRILALTTSIPHQGRLTAPEGSAMRRSPHCGSSVTVDVIVQDDQIAEFAQQVRACALGQASASVLGSAVIGQTREQIETTRDQLKSMLKQGGEAPGAPFAELEALLPAREYPNRHASILLAWEATLAAMDEAQAGA, translated from the coding sequence ATGAGCGATAGCGATCTGATGCAACTCTACTCGCGCCGGATTCTGGCGCTGACCACCTCGATCCCGCATCAGGGGCGGCTGACCGCCCCCGAAGGCAGCGCCATGCGCCGCTCGCCCCATTGTGGGTCCTCGGTGACCGTGGACGTCATCGTGCAAGATGATCAAATAGCTGAATTCGCTCAACAAGTCCGCGCCTGCGCCCTAGGGCAGGCTTCAGCCTCCGTGCTCGGCTCGGCGGTCATCGGCCAAACGCGCGAGCAAATCGAGACGACCCGCGACCAGCTGAAATCCATGCTGAAACAGGGTGGAGAGGCGCCGGGCGCGCCCTTTGCTGAACTCGAGGCATTGCTGCCGGCGCGGGAATACCCGAACCGCCATGCTTCGATCCTGCTGGCATGGGAAGCGACACTCGCGGCCATGGACGAGGCGCAGGCAGGGGCCTGA
- the mnmA gene encoding tRNA 2-thiouridine(34) synthase MnmA, translated as MIFLAPDRAPARDAELNSLGFAKPPAQTRVVVAMSGGVDSSVVAAKLKSEGYDVIGVTLQLYDHGAALAKKGACCAGQDIHDARRVAERMGFPHYVLDYENKFRESVIDEFADAYLAGATPVPCIRCNERVKFRDLLETARDLDADCMATGHYIQRKPGAGRAELHMAADPARDQSYFLFSTTQEQLDYLRFPLGHLVSKAETRALATEYGLSVADKPDSQDICFVPNGDYASVIEKLRPGAADPGEIVDMEGNVLAQHRGVIHYTVGQRRGLGIGGLGEPLYVVRLDPETRQVIVGPKSELATTIVPVSEVNWLGDQPFTGEIPCSVRIRSTRPPRPAILRPLENGRAEVELLDAEEGVSPGQACVFYETDGTRVLGGGWITLRRQRAA; from the coding sequence ATGATCTTTCTTGCCCCCGATCGCGCCCCGGCGCGCGATGCCGAATTGAACAGCCTCGGCTTTGCCAAACCGCCCGCGCAGACGCGCGTGGTGGTGGCGATGTCGGGCGGCGTCGACAGTTCGGTCGTGGCTGCCAAGCTGAAATCAGAGGGTTATGACGTGATCGGGGTCACGCTGCAGCTTTACGATCACGGCGCGGCGCTGGCCAAGAAAGGCGCCTGCTGTGCCGGGCAGGATATTCACGATGCCCGCCGGGTGGCCGAGCGGATGGGCTTTCCGCATTACGTTCTGGATTACGAGAACAAGTTCCGCGAATCGGTCATCGACGAATTCGCCGATGCCTACCTGGCCGGGGCGACCCCGGTGCCCTGCATCCGCTGCAACGAGCGGGTGAAGTTCCGCGACCTGCTGGAAACCGCGCGCGACCTGGATGCCGATTGCATGGCGACCGGACATTATATCCAGCGCAAACCCGGTGCCGGGCGGGCCGAACTGCACATGGCCGCCGATCCGGCCCGCGATCAAAGCTATTTCCTGTTCTCGACCACGCAAGAGCAGCTGGATTACCTGCGCTTTCCGCTCGGCCATCTGGTCAGCAAGGCAGAAACCCGGGCGCTGGCCACCGAATACGGCCTGTCGGTTGCCGACAAGCCCGACAGCCAGGATATCTGCTTCGTGCCGAATGGCGATTATGCGAGCGTGATCGAAAAGCTGCGCCCCGGCGCCGCCGATCCGGGCGAAATCGTGGATATGGAGGGTAACGTGCTGGCCCAACATCGCGGCGTGATCCATTACACGGTCGGCCAGCGCCGCGGGCTGGGCATCGGTGGATTGGGCGAACCGCTCTATGTCGTCCGCCTCGATCCCGAAACCCGGCAAGTGATCGTCGGCCCGAAATCCGAGCTGGCCACGACCATCGTTCCGGTCTCCGAAGTCAACTGGCTGGGCGATCAGCCATTCACGGGCGAGATCCCCTGCTCGGTCCGCATCCGCTCGACCCGGCCTCCGCGCCCGGCGATCCTGCGCCCATTGGAAAATGGCCGTGCCGAGGTCGAATTGCTGGATGCCGAGGAAGGTGTCAGCCCCGGCCAGGCCTGCGTGTTCTATGAAACCGACGGCACCCGCGTGCTGGGCGGTGGCTGGATCACGCTGCGGCGGCAGCGAGCTGCCTGA
- the gluQRS gene encoding tRNA glutamyl-Q(34) synthetase GluQRS gives MAGDTVRRGRFAPSPTGLLHLGHAYAALVAAREASEGQFLLRIEDIDRDRCKTEFEAAIYEDLAWLGLEWQRPVMRQSERMEAYRAALAQLAPFSYPCRCRRGDIRAALSAPQEGALPAGPDGLIYPGTCRGRHLSKAAPDDVIRLDTARAFDALGLDRLSFRDETIMPGHDHSLTRDEFLDGIGDVILSRRGMGTSYHLAVVVDDAAQGIDIVTRGKDLFDSTWIHTLLQKLLKLPTPLYHHHRLIRDDTGKRLAKRDDARTIRHYRDEGTSPADLRRLVGF, from the coding sequence ATGGCTGGCGACACAGTAAGACGCGGCCGCTTCGCCCCTTCGCCGACCGGGCTTTTGCATCTGGGCCATGCCTATGCCGCGCTTGTCGCCGCCCGCGAAGCCTCTGAAGGACAGTTCCTGCTGCGGATCGAGGATATCGACCGCGACCGCTGCAAGACCGAATTCGAAGCAGCAATATACGAGGATCTGGCATGGCTGGGCCTGGAATGGCAGCGCCCGGTCATGCGGCAATCCGAGCGGATGGAAGCCTATCGTGCCGCCTTGGCACAGTTGGCGCCCTTCTCATATCCGTGCCGCTGCCGCCGAGGCGATATCCGCGCGGCACTGTCAGCCCCGCAGGAAGGCGCCCTGCCCGCCGGACCTGACGGCCTGATCTATCCCGGAACCTGTCGGGGGCGTCACCTGTCCAAGGCGGCGCCCGATGATGTCATCAGGCTGGACACCGCCCGCGCCTTTGACGCCCTCGGACTGGATCGGTTGAGTTTTCGCGACGAGACCATCATGCCCGGACATGACCACAGCCTTACCCGCGACGAGTTCCTGGACGGGATCGGCGACGTGATCCTGTCCAGGCGCGGCATGGGCACATCCTATCACCTGGCGGTGGTCGTGGATGATGCGGCGCAGGGCATAGATATTGTCACACGCGGAAAAGATTTGTTCGATTCCACGTGGATACATACTCTTCTTCAGAAACTGCTGAAGCTGCCGACGCCCCTTTACCACCATCACCGGTTGATCCGGGACGATACCGGCAAGCGGCTGGCCAAGCGCGACGATGCCCGCACCATCCGCCATTACCGCGACGAAGGCACCAGCCCCGCTGACCTTCGCCGCCTGGTCGGATTCTAG
- the recG gene encoding ATP-dependent DNA helicase RecG translates to MDADRRAMSGAKGRPPSLFPLFAEIDTLPGIGPKGRDALAQMGIERPRDLVMTLPTGGITRRQIDRISDARPPEIVTIAVTVTRHFPPASRGRPWRVHCTDAHGGDLTLVFFHPRRDWIESQLPTDARRIVSGKLELFDGLAQIVHPDHMLREGEALPAAFEPVYPLSQGLTQRMMSKAVTAAMERMPEVEEWIDPQLLKDRGWPGFTDALQQAHAPESPRDLSPDSPARARLAYDEFLAHQMTLALVRREKRRLRGRPTQGDGRLRQAVLASLPWPPTGAQTRAVEEISADLASDRRMNRLLQGDVGSGKTLVAMLSALVAVEAGGQAVLMAPTELLARQHARALEPLARAAGVRLAALTGRDKGEMRAQLLEDLAQGRVDILVGTHAVFQKDVHFYDLRLAIIDEQHRFGVAQRLELSAKGDVPPDMLIMTATPIPRSLALTQYGDLDLSVLDEKPPGRQPITTVMISDQRLDEVTARLHAVLEQGARAYWVCPLVDESELSDLTAAEARFQSLRAQFGEDVRLIHGQMPADQRDAAMADFASGRARILVATTVIEVGVDVPEATIMVIERAESFGLAQLHQLRGRVGRGQGASTCLLMYHPPLGETGARRLTTLRDTEDGFRIAEVDLEMRGAGDVIGTAQSGLPRFHIGDLEHQPALMAVARQDARALLERDPALDSARGRAVRFLMWLMQQDQAIRLISVG, encoded by the coding sequence ATGGATGCGGATCGCCGGGCAATGAGCGGGGCGAAGGGCAGACCCCCGTCGCTGTTTCCGCTGTTTGCGGAGATCGACACCTTGCCGGGGATCGGGCCCAAGGGCCGGGACGCGCTGGCGCAGATGGGGATAGAGCGTCCGCGCGACCTGGTCATGACCCTTCCGACCGGTGGCATCACCCGCCGCCAGATCGACCGGATCTCCGATGCACGGCCGCCTGAAATCGTCACCATCGCGGTCACTGTGACCCGGCATTTCCCGCCCGCTTCTCGCGGCCGCCCATGGCGCGTGCACTGCACCGATGCGCATGGCGGCGATTTGACGCTGGTCTTCTTTCACCCCCGCCGCGACTGGATCGAAAGCCAGCTTCCCACCGATGCGCGCCGGATCGTCAGCGGCAAGCTGGAACTGTTCGACGGTCTCGCCCAGATCGTCCATCCCGACCATATGCTGCGCGAGGGCGAGGCATTGCCCGCCGCGTTCGAGCCGGTCTATCCGCTGTCACAGGGCCTGACCCAACGGATGATGTCCAAGGCCGTGACTGCCGCGATGGAACGCATGCCCGAGGTCGAGGAATGGATCGATCCGCAGCTTCTGAAAGATCGCGGCTGGCCCGGCTTCACTGATGCGTTGCAACAGGCCCACGCGCCCGAATCGCCGCGGGACCTGTCGCCCGACAGCCCGGCGCGGGCGCGGCTGGCCTATGATGAATTTCTCGCCCACCAGATGACGCTGGCGCTGGTGCGGCGCGAGAAACGGCGGTTGAGGGGCAGGCCGACGCAGGGCGATGGTCGCTTGCGTCAGGCGGTGCTGGCCAGCCTGCCCTGGCCGCCGACCGGGGCTCAGACTCGTGCGGTCGAAGAAATCTCTGCCGATTTGGCCAGCGACCGGCGCATGAACCGGCTGCTGCAGGGCGATGTCGGCTCGGGCAAGACGCTGGTCGCGATGCTGTCGGCGCTGGTTGCGGTCGAGGCAGGGGGGCAGGCGGTGTTGATGGCCCCGACCGAGCTTCTCGCCCGCCAGCATGCCCGTGCGCTTGAGCCGCTGGCGCGGGCGGCGGGCGTTCGGCTGGCCGCGCTGACCGGTCGCGACAAGGGCGAGATGCGGGCGCAGCTGCTCGAAGACCTCGCGCAGGGCCGCGTCGATATCCTTGTCGGCACCCATGCGGTGTTCCAGAAGGATGTGCATTTTTACGATCTGCGCCTTGCCATCATCGACGAACAACACCGTTTCGGCGTCGCGCAGCGGCTGGAACTGTCGGCCAAGGGCGACGTGCCCCCCGACATGCTGATCATGACCGCGACGCCGATCCCCCGCTCGCTGGCGCTGACGCAATATGGCGATCTCGACCTGTCGGTGCTGGACGAGAAACCGCCGGGGCGGCAGCCGATTACGACCGTGATGATCTCGGACCAGCGGCTGGACGAGGTGACTGCGCGCCTGCATGCCGTACTTGAACAGGGGGCGCGGGCCTATTGGGTCTGCCCGCTGGTCGATGAAAGCGAACTCAGCGACCTGACTGCCGCCGAGGCGCGGTTCCAGTCGCTGCGGGCGCAGTTCGGCGAGGATGTGCGGCTGATCCATGGTCAGATGCCCGCCGATCAGCGCGACGCCGCCATGGCGGATTTCGCATCGGGCCGGGCGCGGATTCTTGTCGCGACCACGGTGATCGAGGTCGGCGTGGATGTGCCTGAAGCCACGATCATGGTGATCGAGCGGGCCGAGAGCTTTGGCCTCGCCCAGCTTCACCAGCTTCGCGGGCGGGTCGGGCGCGGGCAGGGGGCCTCGACCTGCCTGCTGATGTATCACCCGCCCCTGGGCGAGACCGGCGCCCGCCGGCTGACCACGCTGCGCGATACCGAGGACGGGTTCCGCATCGCCGAGGTGGATCTGGAGATGCGCGGCGCGGGCGACGTGATCGGCACTGCGCAATCGGGACTGCCGCGCTTTCATATCGGCGATCTGGAGCATCAGCCCGCGTTGATGGCCGTGGCCCGGCAAGATGCCCGCGCATTGTTGGAACGCGATCCGGCGCTGGATTCGGCGCGGGGGCGAGCAGTGCGTTTCCTGATGTGGCTGATGCAGCAGGATCAGGCGATCCGACTGATTTCCGTGGGGTGA